The following is a genomic window from Thioclava electrotropha.
GCCGGTATAGCGCGGCGGCGCGGCCCAGCCTTCCCAGCTTGGCCCCATCGCGGCCTCGGCAGAGCCCGCAGGCGTCGGCAGCCCCTCGGTCGGGTGCAAAAACCGCTGCGGCACGCCGAAGATCACCGCGACGACCAAGGCCGTCAGCGCGGTCAGACGCAGCGCATAGGGATCGCGGCGAGCAAGATCAGGTTTCGGGCGCGGCGCGCGGGCGGCCTGCGCGGCCTTGGCCATGCGCCGCAGATGCGCCATCCAAAGCGCGCGGGCGGCGGGATCGTCCTGCCCCAGCGCCATCTCGTCGGTCAGCGCGGAAAGCGGGCGGCCCGGCAGCGTCGCATCGAGCCGCGCAATCGCATCCGTGCGGCGCGGCCAGCGCATCCGCCATGCGCCCCATGCCAGTGCGACGAGCGACGCGATCAGCGCGACCAGCCAGAACCAACGCCCGCCCGGCCCCAAATAGGCGGGCAGCGCGAAGGCGATAGCGGTGGCGATCAACGCAAAGACGGACAGAAGCGGCCAGAACGCGCGCAGCCCCCGCTCGACGATCATCCCGGCATGAGTCAGCAAAATAGGCCGGGCGAGCGGGGCCAGAGCGGCCTGCCCGTCCTCCTTCGTCGCGGTATCGCGCGAAGCTTTGCTGAACCAGTTCCTGACCGGCATACTCTCCCTATCCGTCGGCCCCGATTCCCTTCCTACGGATCAGAGCCACTCCGGGATCGTATCGCGGGAGAGCATTTCCTCAAAGCTCGGTCTTGCCCGAATGAGAGCGAATTCGCCGCCGCGCACCAGAACCTCGGGGATCAGCGGGCGCGAATTGTATTCCGACGACATGACCGCGCCGTAAGCCCCCGCCGAACGGAAGGCGACCAGATCGCCCGGGCCGAGCGGCGTCAGATTGCGCGCCTTGGCGAAGGTGTCGCCGGTCTCGCAAACCGGGCCCACGATGTCGAAAGGCGCGGATTCGGTGCCCGGCGCGGCTTCGATCACCGGGACGATGTCGTGATAGGCGCCATACATCGAGGGCCGCACGAGGTCGTTCATCGCCGCGTCGAGAATGAGGAAATCGCGCCCCTCGCCCTCTTTCAGCCAGATCACCGAGGTGACCAGCAGCCCGGCATTACCCGAAATCAGGCGACCCGGTTCGATCTCGATCTCGCAGCCCAGATCGCCCACGGTGCGCTGGATCACCTGCCCGTATTCAATGGGCAGCGGCGGCGCGGAATTCGACCGCTCATAGGGAATGCCCAGACCGCCGCCGAGGTCGAGACGGCGGATATCGTGGCCATCTGCGCGCAGCGCCTCGGTCAGTTCGCGGACCTTGAGGAAGGCGGCCTCGAACGGCTCCAGATCGGTCAGCTGCGAGCCGATATGCACGTCGATGCCCACGACATCGATGCCGGGCAGCTGGGCGGCCTCGGCATAGACCGCGCGGGACTTGGCGATCGGAATGCCGAACTTGTTCTCGGATTTGCCGGTCGCGATTTTCTCATGGGTCTTCGCGTCCACATCCGGGTTCACCCGCAGCGCGATCGGCGCGGTGACGCCCATCGACGCAGCGATTTCCGAGATCGCGAGCAGTTCCGGCTCGGACTCGACATTGAACTGGCGGATGCCGTTCTCGAGGACGTAAGCGATCTCCTCGCGGGTCTTGCCCACGCCCGAGAACACCACCCGGTCGCCCGGCACACCAGCCGCCCGCGCCCGGCGATATTCGCCACCCGAGACCACATCCATGCCCGCGCCCATATCGCCCAGAACCTTCAGCACCGCGAGGTTCGAGTTCGACTTGATCGCGAAGCAGATCAGGTGATCCGTCCAGCCGAGCGCCTCTTCGAACAGCTTGAAATGGCGCTCCAGCGTGGCGGTCGAATAGACGTAGAACGGCGTGCCAACAGCGGCCGCGATCTCGGGGATCGGCACATCCTCTGCATGAAGGACGCCGTCGCGATAGAGGAAATGATCCATGAGAGGTCTCGATTACTGGGACTGGCTACCATCCGCCTCGGACGGCGGGACGGGCGGGCCGTCGACACCGCAGGCGGCGAGCGAGAGAAGAAGCGTCAGGGCGAGGGTCAGGGTCTTGGTCATGGGGTCACCGAAAGGGTCATGATGCCAACGCGCGCCGTGGCGGCGGGATAAACTTTGATGCCGTCACGGTTGATGCCGACATGTGTGTGCAGCTCCGGATCGGCGGCACAGGCGCCAAGCAGACCGATCAGCAGGAACGGTGCCGCGAATTTCATCCAAGCCGTTCCTTCCAGCGAGCGATCTGCGCGCGCACCTGATCGGGCGCGGTTCCGCCGTAAGACTGGCGCGAGGCGACCGAGTTGTGAACCCCGAGCACGTCGAAGACGCTCTCCGTGATCGCCGGATTGATCGACTGCATCTGTTCGAGGCTCAGATCGGGCAGATCGCAGCCTTTTTCCTCGGCCATGGCCACCAGCGAGCCGGTGACGTGGTGGGCGTCGCGGAAGGGCAGCTCCGCCTCGCGCACCAGCCAGTCGGCCAGATCGGTCGCGGTCGAGAACCCGCCCGAGGCCGCGGCCTCCAGCTTGTCCGCGTTCACCGTCATATCGCCGATCATCCCCGCCATCGCGGCAAGCGCGAGCATCAGGTTATCGGCGGCGTCGAAGACCTGTTCCTTGTCCTCCTGCATGTCCTTGGAATAGGCGAGCGGCAGCCCCTTCATAACCGTGAACAGCGCGACCGAGGCCCCGAGGATGCGCCCGATCTTGGCGCGGATCAGCTCTGCCGCGTCCGGGTTGCGCTTCTGCGGCATGATCGAAGAGCCCGTCGACCACTTGTCCGACATCGCGACGAAGCGGAACTGCGCCGAGGACCAGATCACCAGCTCTTCGGCGAGGCGCGACATGTGGACCGCGCAGATCGACGAGGCCGACAGGAATTCCAGCGCGAAATCGCGATCCGACACCGCATCGAGCGAGTTCGCCATCGGCCGGTCGAAGCCCAGCGCCTCGGCCGTCGCATGGCGGTCGATCGGGAAGCCGGTGCCGGCAAGCGCCGCCGCCCCCAGCGGGCATTCGTTCATCCGTTTGCGCGCATCAATGAATCGGGATTTGTCGCGCGCGAACATCTCGACATATGCCATCATGTGATGGCCGAAGGTCACCGGCTGCGCGGTCTGCAGATGGGTAAAGCCGGGCATGACCCAATCCGCGCCGTCCTCGGCCCGGGTCAGCGCGGCGCGGATCAGCGTGTCGAGACCCGAGATCGCGGCGTCGCATTGCTCGCGCACCCAGAGGCGAAAATCGGTCGCGACCTGATCGTTGCGCGACCGCGCCGTGTGCAGCCGCCCCGCCGGTTCGCCGATGACCTCCTTCAGCCGCGCCTCGACATTCATGTGGATGTCCTCGAGCGCGGTCGAGAAGGGAAAACCGCCCGCTTCGATTTCTGACAAAACCGTGAGCAAACCTTCTCCGATCGCCTCGGCGTCCTTATCACTAATGATGCCTTGCGCGGCGAGCATCGCGGCGTGGGCCCGGCTGCCGCGGATATCCTGCGCGTAGAGCCGCTGATCATACCCGATCGAGGCGTTGATCGCCTCCATGATCGCGTCAGGTCCCGCGGCGAAACGCCCGCCCCACATCGCGTTGGAGGACTTGTTCTCGTCGGTCTGATCGGTCATGGTCTGAGGCCCTTGCTAGGAGGCTATATGTTACGGTTTCTCGTCCTTTATACGGCGCTGGCGCTGGGTGCAAATGTTGCGCAGGCCGCGGATCTAGATGCGGTGAAATCGGGACAGATGGAATCCCTCGTCACCTATGACGAACCGCTGCCGCTGCCGCCTTTCACGGTGACCGACGAAAGCGGCGACGAGCATTCGATGAAAGACTTCGAAGGCAAAGTGGTGCTGATCAATTTCTGGGCGACGTGGTGCCCGCCCTGCCGCGAGGAAATGCCCTCGCTGAATGCGCTGCAAAAAGCCTACGGCGAGAATGGGTTTCAGGTGATGACGATTGCCACGGGCGGTTCGAACTCGCCCGAGAAAGTCGCCGCCTTCTTCGACAAGGAGGGCATCGACGCCCTGCCCCGGTTCCACGACGATGCCAATTTCGCCGCCCGCGCAATGGGCGTTCTCGGACTGCCGGTCTCCGTGCTGGTCGACAAGAACGGCCACGAGGTTGGCCGGATGATCGGCGGCGCGGAATGGGATTCGCCCGACGCGAAGAAGGTCATCGAGGCGCTGATCGACGAGAAGTAAGGGAGGGTAGTGTGGCGGCAGCAGGCACTTTGCCGCCGGACCGGTCTTCCGTTGCGGCCCGATTTTCGATCGCATCCCGAGCAACCCGGTCCGCGTGTCGCAACATTTTGCAGAGTCCGGCGTCTGGGCTGCATCTGAACTGCCAGCCACGCCTCTGCCCGCGCGAACTTGTTCTTCGCAGTTCTACGCTGAATGTTTCCTTTGGCGCTTCGGTCCGCCGAGACTCACGCCGCGCTTCTCCCTGCGCGCAGATAGCGCCCTAGCCAATGTTCGATCTCTTCCGACAGGGCCAGGATGGCCTCCAGCCGCCCTTTGATATCGTCATGGAAACTGTCGAGCTGGTCGATCGTAGCCGCGAGGCCGCCATTCGCATCCCGCATGCGCCCACACTCGACGCGCCCGAGAACGCGGATCGTGTCGAGCCCGAGCAACTGGCGACGAATGTCTCGGCTTTGGTTCATCATATCGTCGGCGAGTTCGGCCGCTTGACGCATCGCGGCATTTGCATCGGCGGTGCCTTTGGTGACGAGCGACTGAAGCAATGCGCGTTCTTCCTCTCGGGGCTGATCATTCTGCACCTCTTCGCCCATAAAATTGGTGCTCATTTCGTTTAGGACGCGCGCGCAGCCCAGTTGGAACACGGCGCGCGCGACCTGAAAGGCCATCTGACCGCAGAGATTGCCGCGACCGGCAACGAATTTGCGCAGCCGCTCCGAGATGACAGCAGACGAGGCTTTGTAATTTTCCGAGATCGCGGACACCGGCCCTCCGGACGGCTCTAGCCGCGAGGCAACGATCCGCATGTTGTTAGGCACGGATTGCAATGCTTCGAAACTGCGTAGAAGTCCGAATTGCTCCTTCGTGAGGCGCCCCATCGCGG
Proteins encoded in this region:
- the lysA gene encoding diaminopimelate decarboxylase, translated to MDHFLYRDGVLHAEDVPIPEIAAAVGTPFYVYSTATLERHFKLFEEALGWTDHLICFAIKSNSNLAVLKVLGDMGAGMDVVSGGEYRRARAAGVPGDRVVFSGVGKTREEIAYVLENGIRQFNVESEPELLAISEIAASMGVTAPIALRVNPDVDAKTHEKIATGKSENKFGIPIAKSRAVYAEAAQLPGIDVVGIDVHIGSQLTDLEPFEAAFLKVRELTEALRADGHDIRRLDLGGGLGIPYERSNSAPPLPIEYGQVIQRTVGDLGCEIEIEPGRLISGNAGLLVTSVIWLKEGEGRDFLILDAAMNDLVRPSMYGAYHDIVPVIEAAPGTESAPFDIVGPVCETGDTFAKARNLTPLGPGDLVAFRSAGAYGAVMSSEYNSRPLIPEVLVRGGEFALIRARPSFEEMLSRDTIPEWL
- the argH gene encoding argininosuccinate lyase, with translation MTDQTDENKSSNAMWGGRFAAGPDAIMEAINASIGYDQRLYAQDIRGSRAHAAMLAAQGIISDKDAEAIGEGLLTVLSEIEAGGFPFSTALEDIHMNVEARLKEVIGEPAGRLHTARSRNDQVATDFRLWVREQCDAAISGLDTLIRAALTRAEDGADWVMPGFTHLQTAQPVTFGHHMMAYVEMFARDKSRFIDARKRMNECPLGAAALAGTGFPIDRHATAEALGFDRPMANSLDAVSDRDFALEFLSASSICAVHMSRLAEELVIWSSAQFRFVAMSDKWSTGSSIMPQKRNPDAAELIRAKIGRILGASVALFTVMKGLPLAYSKDMQEDKEQVFDAADNLMLALAAMAGMIGDMTVNADKLEAAASGGFSTATDLADWLVREAELPFRDAHHVTGSLVAMAEEKGCDLPDLSLEQMQSINPAITESVFDVLGVHNSVASRQSYGGTAPDQVRAQIARWKERLG
- a CDS encoding TlpA family protein disulfide reductase; this translates as MLRFLVLYTALALGANVAQAADLDAVKSGQMESLVTYDEPLPLPPFTVTDESGDEHSMKDFEGKVVLINFWATWCPPCREEMPSLNALQKAYGENGFQVMTIATGGSNSPEKVAAFFDKEGIDALPRFHDDANFAARAMGVLGLPVSVLVDKNGHEVGRMIGGAEWDSPDAKKVIEALIDEK
- a CDS encoding PAS domain-containing protein; this translates as MGQPALRGTNEVPFALEELFYSRTDTRGVIQSGNEIFRRTAGFEWSEMIGAPHKIVRHPDTPRAVFRVLWDALKKGYPMGAYVKNKAKGGGWYWVFAVVMPIEGGYLSVRLKPTSELSDEIHQLYRDLSARERAESLDPEESATLLRDFAERGGYSSYTAFMAYALALELTERDRRLNRNADENTRMLAELNTAMGRLTKEQFGLLRSFEALQSVPNNMRIVASRLEPSGGPVSAISENYKASSAVISERLRKFVAGRGNLCGQMAFQVARAVFQLGCARVLNEMSTNFMGEEVQNDQPREEERALLQSLVTKGTADANAAMRQAAELADDMMNQSRDIRRQLLGLDTIRVLGRVECGRMRDANGGLAATIDQLDSFHDDIKGRLEAILALSEEIEHWLGRYLRAGRSAA